One window of Pirellulales bacterium genomic DNA carries:
- a CDS encoding SAM-dependent chlorinase/fluorinase translates to MSLVTLATDFGIGSPYVAAMKGVILSINPAVRLVDVSHNIAPQDIRHGAIVLAEATPWYPAETIHVGVVDPGVGTSRRLVYARIGDQQYLAPDNGLLSLLAKRNRPSRIVELANSEYWLPAVSNTFHGRDILAPIAAQLSLGLESERLGPQVNELQMLDWPQPRSVGNRIEGVVEWIDPFGNLITNVSADLLSAANRSAACKVTCGDAVVTGISTTYENRPRGATIALVGSGGKLEIAVVEGNATQKLNIIVGLPVVVEW, encoded by the coding sequence ATGTCTCTTGTCACGCTAGCAACCGACTTCGGAATTGGAAGTCCTTACGTTGCTGCGATGAAGGGTGTAATACTTTCCATCAATCCTGCCGTGCGGCTGGTCGATGTTTCGCACAACATCGCTCCGCAGGACATTCGGCACGGCGCAATCGTACTGGCCGAAGCGACGCCGTGGTATCCCGCGGAGACGATTCACGTGGGCGTGGTCGATCCCGGCGTGGGGACTTCGCGGCGGCTGGTGTATGCGCGAATCGGCGACCAGCAGTATCTGGCCCCCGACAACGGTCTATTGAGCTTGCTCGCGAAACGGAATCGACCGAGCCGCATCGTGGAGCTGGCGAACTCGGAATATTGGCTGCCGGCCGTGTCGAACACGTTTCATGGCCGAGATATTCTCGCGCCGATCGCCGCGCAGTTGAGCTTGGGGCTGGAATCGGAGCGACTTGGGCCGCAGGTTAATGAGTTGCAAATGCTCGATTGGCCGCAGCCACGGAGCGTCGGCAATCGAATCGAAGGTGTCGTCGAGTGGATCGATCCATTCGGGAATCTGATTACTAATGTTTCCGCGGATTTACTGAGCGCTGCCAATCGGTCGGCCGCATGCAAGGTCACTTGCGGCGATGCCGTTGTCACGGGGATTTCCACGACCTATGAAAACCGTCCTCGCGGAGCGACGATCGCATTGGTTGGCTCTGGCGGCAAATTGGAAATTGCCGTCGTCGAGGGGAATGCGACACAGAAGCTTAATATAATAGTCGGTTTGCCCGTCGTTGTGGAATGGTAA
- a CDS encoding PIN domain-containing protein — MSNARPVSGPANGWCGPYKDIWNTIVVRRMIYLLDTYAWISYLNDIHGNVVKRAVPTDFKQIRLYSIVLAELFFGAFRSQRRAHNLALIEDLMAEFESVSFDGRAARICGELRANLVKNGRPVGAYDLLIASLALANDLTVATHNLSEYPRVPRLRVEDWEAGR, encoded by the coding sequence ATGTCGAACGCACGGCCGGTAAGTGGGCCGGCGAACGGCTGGTGCGGCCCGTACAAGGATATCTGGAACACCATTGTCGTTCGACGAATGATCTATCTGCTCGACACTTACGCCTGGATCAGCTACTTGAACGACATTCACGGCAATGTCGTCAAGCGAGCTGTTCCCACAGATTTCAAACAAATTCGCTTGTATTCTATCGTTCTTGCAGAGCTATTTTTCGGCGCGTTTCGCAGTCAGCGGCGCGCCCACAATCTGGCGCTGATTGAAGATTTGATGGCCGAATTCGAATCGGTTTCCTTCGATGGTCGTGCTGCGAGGATTTGTGGCGAGCTTCGAGCCAACTTGGTGAAAAATGGGCGGCCAGTTGGCGCATACGATCTGTTGATCGCGTCGCTTGCCTTAGCCAACGATCTTACCGTCGCGACTCACAATCTGAGCGAATATCCGCGTGTCCCCCGATTGCGCGTCGAAGATTGGGAAGCTGGTCGTTAA